Proteins encoded by one window of Chrysemys picta bellii isolate R12L10 chromosome 10, ASM1138683v2, whole genome shotgun sequence:
- the LOC135973757 gene encoding uncharacterized protein LOC135973757: protein MQSSPAVMAVQSGNRKRAPAWTDREVLDLIAVWGDESVLSELRSKRRNAKIYEKISKDMAERGYSRDATQCRVKIKELRQGYQKTKEANGRSGSHPQTSRFYEALHSILGAAATTTPPVTVDSEDGILSTAGSSDMLGDGEDEEGDEEGEAVGSSHNADFPDSQDLFITLTEIPYEASPAVTPDTESGEGSATPSATVSQPSLESHSQRLARIRRRKKRTREDMFSELMASSQAQAAQQTQWRENLTRMHQANMDREERWRQEDQQATQTLLGLLREQTDTLRRLVDVLQERRQEDRAPLQSISNRPPPPPSPIPTSPKVQRRRGGRVPAKSHSTPAESSSSRRLSFPKI from the exons atgcagagctctccagcagtgatggccgtgcagtctgggaatagaaagagagccccagcatggactgatcgtgaagtcttggatctcatcgctgtgtggggcgatgagtccgtgctttccgagctgcgatccaaaagaaggaatgcaaagatctacgagaagatctctaaagacatggcagagagaggatacagccgggatgcaacgcagtgccgcgtgaaaatcaaggagctgagacaaggctaccagaagaccaaagaggcaaacggacgctccggatcccatccccagacatcccgtttctacgaggcactgcattccatcctcggtgctgccgccaccactaccccaccagtgaccgtggactctgaggatgggatactgtccacggccggttcctcggacatgttaggggacggggaagatgaggaaggagatgaggagggcgaggcagtcggcagctctcacaacgctgatttccccgacagccaggatctcttcatcacccttacagagatcccctacgaagcgtccccagccgttaccccggacacagaatctggtgaaggatcagcca ccccgtctgcgactgtctcacaacctagcctggaatcacactcccagaggctagcgcggattaggcgtaggaagaagaggacacgggaggacatgttctctgagcttatggcctcttcccaagcccaggcagcacagcagacccagtggcgggagaacttgacccgaatgcaccaagccaacatggatcgggaggagaggtggcggcaggaagaccagcaggcgactcaaacgctgcttggactactgagggagcaaacggacacgctccggcgccttgtggatgttctgcaggaacggaggcaggaggacagagccccgctgcagtccatctctaaccgccctcccccgccaccaagtcccatacccacctcacccaaagtgcaaagaaggagaggcggcagagtccctgctaagtctcactccacccctgcagagagctctagtagcagaaggctctcatttcccaaaatttga